One stretch of Plutella xylostella chromosome 15, ilPluXylo3.1, whole genome shotgun sequence DNA includes these proteins:
- the LOC105390437 gene encoding small G protein signaling modulator 3 homolog: MDLAKSLFSSRDHEGYVGREDHERKISAALADDDPEDMIDRIRGLNVADEMMPSPGGPFSALTPSMVPQDIMARLAQPEADGHGGGLPDYSFDEFGFCIDDEDGPEQSSNKLLASAFVEDDQHRLQWEFLSKELNFSENSGKFEKTDKLQKMVKDGVPHSLRPQIWMNLCGANKKRLSTDITYHEIVRASSDDGLVTSKQIEKDLVQILPNNVCFSHPTSTGVPRLRRILRALAWLYPDIGYCQGTGMIAASLLLLMEEEEAFWIMCTTVEDLLPASYYSSTLIGIQADQKVLRSLISSYLPGIDQVLNAHDIELSLITMHWFLTLYANVVHMKILLRVWDLFFLDGSIVLFKVTLAMLKIKENRFTEISNSAQIFNALSDIPGEIDDVEVLIKTIDEVCGETLSPALIETHRRRHLAYLMADQGALVGNPSAIPNLPKQQLQRRQIKKSKSVIQTILFGDDSNNEDAISKNVKQTEILVDLREAILQVARHFLALEPQLQSEILLTADYTMQSHAADRERYVTVSRSKRRRAKALLDFERRDGDELGFRKNDVIEVISSRDEHCWIGELNGLRGWFPARFVKLLDEKGVKYSRAGDDSVTEKIAHLVRGVLAPAFKRVLLHGIKRPSFLDGPCHPWLFIEEASSREVEKDFNSVYSRLVLCKTYRLDEDGKVLTPEELLYRCVQAINLSHDNAHAQMDVKLRTLICMGLNEEALHLWLEVLCSCVDVVQKWYHPWSFINSPGWVQIKCELRILSQFGFNLNPDWELPLKKDTQNQPLKEGVRDMLVKHHLFSWDL, translated from the coding sequence ATGGATTTGGCAAAGTCATTGTTTAGTTCCCGCGATCATGAAGGATACGTTGGACGTGAAGATCACGAACGTAAAATAAGCGCTGCGCTGGCAGACGATGACCCAGAAGATATGATCGATAGAATAAGAGGGTTGAACGTTGCTGATGAAATGATGCCGAGTCCAGGAGGGCCGTTCTCCGCGTTGACTCCGAGCATGGTGCCCCAGGATATAATGGCTCGTCTGGCGCAGCCGGAGGCTGACGGCCACGGCGGAGGGCTCCCGGACTACAGCTTTGACGAGTTCGGATTTTGTATCGACGACGAAGACGGACCTGAGCAAAGCTCCAACAAACTACTAGCCAGCGCGTTTGTAGAAGATGACCAACATCGCCTACAGTGGGAATTTTTAAGCAAAGAACTAAACTTTTCTGAAAATAGTGGTAAATTTGAAAAAACTGACAAATTGCAAAAAATGGTTAAAGATGGTGTACCACATTCTCTGCGCCCTCAAATTTGGATGAATCTTTGTGGGGCCAACAAAAAGAGATTATCTACAGATATTACATATCATGAAATTGTCAGAGCTTCTAGTGATGATGGATTGGTCACCAGTAAACAAATTGAGAAAGATTTAGTTCAAATTTTGCCCAACAATGTATGTTTCTCACATCCAACAAGCACAGGGGTGCCACGGCTGCGCAGGATCCTGCGGGCCCTGGCCTGGCTCTACCCAGACATTGGGTACTGCCAGGGCACCGGCATGATCGCTGCATCATTATTACTTCTCatggaagaagaagaagcattTTGGATCATGTGCACTACTGTTGAGGACTTACTTCCTGCCTCCTACTATTCTTCTACTCTCATTGGTATACAAGCTGATCAAAAAGTTCTTAGAAGTTTAATATCTTCATATTTACCTGGTATAGACCAAGTGCTGAATGCACATGACATAGAACTGTCACTCATCACCATGCACTGGTTCCTGACCTTGTATGCAAATGTTGTTCATATGAAGATTTTACTAAGAGTTTGGGACCTATTCTTCTTAGATGGTTCCATTGTTCTTTTCAAAGTGACTTTAGCAATGCTGAAAATAAAAGAGAACAGGTTTACAGAGATATCAAATTCAGCACAGATTTTTAATGCCTTATCTGACATACCAGGTGAAATAGATGATGTagaagttttaattaaaacaattgaTGAAGTTTGTGGGGAAACTCTTAGTCCCGCTCTGATAGAAACGCATAGAAGAAGGCACCTGGCTTATCTTATGGCCGACCAAGGAGCACTGGTGGGTAATCCAAGTGCTATCCCAAACCTGCCAAAACAACAGCTACAGAGAAGACAAATAAAGAAAAGTAAATCTGtaatacaaacaatattatttggAGATGATAGTAATAATGAAGATGCAATTTCCAAAAATGTGAAACAAACTGAAATTCTTGTTGATCTCAGGGAAGCAATTTTACAAGTTGCCCGCCATTTCCTTGCCCTGGAGCCGCAGCTGCAGTCAGAGATCTTACTGACGGCAGATTACACAATGCAGAGTCATGCTGCTGACAGAGAGAGGTATGTGACAGTCTCGAGGAGTAAACGACGCAGAGCCAAAGCACTATTGGATTTTGAAAGAAGAGATGGAGATGAGTTAGGATTTAGAAAGAATGATGTGATTGAAGTGATCAGCTCTAGAGATGAGCACTGCTGGATCGGTGAGCTGAATGGCTTGAGAGGGTGGTTTCCTGCTCGCTTTGTTAAATTGTTAGATGAAAAAGGAGTTAAATACAGCAGAGCAGGAGATGATTCTGTAACTGAAAAAATTGCCCACTTGGTGAGAGGTGTGTTAGCGCCAGCATTTAAAAGAGTTTTGCTTCATGGGATTAAGCGCCCAAGCTTTCTAGACGGACCATGTCACCCATGGTTGTTTATAGAAGAGGCATCTTCTAGGGAAGTCGAGAAAGACTTTAACTCTGTGTACAGCCGTCTAGTCCTGTGTAAGACATATCGTCTTGATGAGGATGGGAAAGTGCTGACTCCAGAAGAGTTACTCTATAGGTGTGTCCAAGCAATTAATCTGTCTCatgataatgcacatgcacAAATGGATGTAAAACTACGAACCTTGATCTGTATGGGGTTGAATGAAGAAGCCCTGCACTTGTGGCTGGAGGTGCTCTGTTCATGTGTCGATGTTGTTCAGAAATGGTATCATCCATGGTCCTTCATAAATTCCCCTGGTTGGGTTCAAATCAAATGTGAATTGAGGATTCTATCACAATTTGGATTCAATCTGAACCCTGATTGGGAATTGCCCTTAAAGAAAGATACACAAAATCAGCCCCTAAAAGAAGGTGTCAGGGACATGCTTGTAAAACACCATTTATTTTCATGggatttataa
- the LOC105390436 gene encoding 60S acidic ribosomal protein P1 translates to MASKAELACVYSALILVDDDVAVTGEKISTILKAANVDVEPYWPGLFAKALEGVNVRDLITNIGSGVGAAPAAGAAAAPAGAPAAAEVKEEKKKEEEPEESDDDLGFGLFD, encoded by the exons atggcATCCAAGGCTGAATTAGCTTGTGTGTACTCCGCTCTCATCCTTGTCGATGATGATGTCGCCGTTACC GGTGAGAAGATCTCGACAATCCTCAAGGCCGCTAACGTGGACGTCGAGCCCTACTGGCCCGGCTTGTTCGCCAAGGCCCTGGAAGGCGTGAACGTCCGCGACCTGATCACCAACATCGGATCAGGAGTGGGAGCCGCCCCGGCtgccggcgccgccgccgcgcccgccggtGCCCCCGCGGCCGCCGAGGTCAAGGAAGAGAAGAAGAAGGAGGAGGAACCAGAGGAGTCTGACGACGACCTCGGCTTCG gtctCTTCGACTAA
- the LOC105390435 gene encoding 28S ribosomal protein S14, mitochondrial, which yields MNISSLSKFIWKTQNVPGYGFQQVRNKWSNWMMVRDVKRRRMSAEHFLERTRINALRKNDVLPIEIREMADKEINKFELNATPLRINNRCVVTSRPRGIVKEWRMSRIVWRSLADYNKLSGVQRAMWG from the exons ATGAATATATCATCCTTGAGTAAATTCATCTGGAAGACACAAAATGTTCCTGGATATGGG TTTCAACAAGTACGAAATAAATGGTCTAACTGGATGATGGTGAGAGATGTCAAGCGACGCCGAATGAGTGCTGAACACTTCCTTGAAAGAACAAGAATTAATGCACTTAGGAAGAATGATGTCCTGCCAATTGAGATCAGAGAAATGGCTgacaaagaaataaataaattcgaaTTGAATGCTACTCCACTCAGGATTAACAACAGATGTGTTGTAACATCAAG ACCACGTGGAATTGTAAAGGAATGGCGAATGAGCAGAATTGTATGGAGATCTCTTGCAGATTACAATAAACTTTCTGGAGTTCAAAGAGCTATGTGGggttaa